Proteins co-encoded in one Apteryx mantelli isolate bAptMan1 chromosome 4, bAptMan1.hap1, whole genome shotgun sequence genomic window:
- the FANCF gene encoding Fanconi anemia group F protein: MEALLEQVAQLPGLLAVSRSALVRAWDAPTLGRALEWARYFQHLHGRFRARPRLRAALGRRLRQGQPRPLLCFRHLGRCPALLGLALLENRALPPAACRRLLQSLLQPGAAAQSPSLALLARRKAASRLLAPPRPAGPLAALEPQVRAEAQMLLMQLREEEEAEPGGGRAGEARERLLWVAGLLEQLPQPRAFQVVAAALLQQRGGDEGWGESSGEEGLRGRAGDRHVAGPLLSWLLESPERFSAFCLLLPGSLLASLAAHYSQLSAPYLDLLTAWGSRLLYDPLQGRWDNSCFDKAELSWEELRERFDCLCRGPAPLGGQTQAALELLKAQDGDFHVCGLSVWTDLLMEVEKSLRKEVER, encoded by the coding sequence ATGGAGGCGCTGCTGGAGCAGGTGGCGCAGCTGCCGGGGCTTCTGGCCGTCTCCCGCTCCGCGCTGGTGCGCGCCTGGGACGCGCCGACCctcggcagggccctggagtggGCTCGCTACTTCCAGCACCTCCATGGCCGCttccgcgcccggccgcggctgcGGGCCGCTCTGGGGCGGCGGCTGCGGCAGGGCCAGCCgcggcctctgctctgcttccgCCATCTGGGCCGCTGCCcggcgctgctggggctggcgctgctgGAGAACCGCGCTctgccgcccgccgcctgccgccgcctgctccagagcctgctgcagcccggggccgccgcccagTCCCCCAGCCTCGCACTGCTCGCCCGGCGGAAGGCGGCCTCCCGCCTGctggcgccgccgcgccccgcggggcccctggcGGCGCTGGAGCCGCAGGTGCGGGCCGAGGCGCAAATGCTGCTTATGCAgctgcgggaggaggaggaggccgagccggggggcgggcgggctggCGAGGCCCGGGAGCGGCTGCTCTGGGTGGCCGGGCTCCTGGAGCAGCTcccccagcccagggccttccaggtggtggcggcggcgctgctgcagcagcggggCGGCGACGAGGGCTGGGGTGAGAGTAGCGGCGAGGAAGGACTGAGGGGCAGAGCAGGAGACAGACACGTGGCTGGGCCGCTGCTTTCCTGGCTGCTGGAGAGCCCGGAGCGATTTTCTGccttctgcctcctgctcccaGGCTCTCTTCTCGCCTCCCTAGCTGCTCACTATTCCCAGTTAAGCGCCCCTTATCTGGACCTCTTAACTGCTTGGGGAAGCCGTTTGCTCTATGACCCCTTGCAGGGACGGTGGGATAATAGTTGTTTTGATAAGGCCGAGTTGTCCTGGGAGGAGCTGAGGGAGCGTTTTGACTGCCTCTGCCGGGGACCTGCACCACTCgggggacagacccaagctgcccTGGAGCTCCTGAAGGCGCAGGATGGAGACTTTCACGTCTGTGGCCTAAGTGTGTGGACTGACTTACTGATGGAGGTAGAGAAATCCCTGAGAAAAGAAGTGGAGCGCTAA